The sequence below is a genomic window from Flagellimonas marinaquae.
ACATCGACCAATTTGGCCTGACACAAGATGGCTATGCTCCTATTATCCTGAACGGGGTTCACCTCAAAGCGAACCCATTCCTCAAATCCTTTGTTGAATATTTTAATTTTACTGGCCTGAATGGATGATGTCTTTGCTCCGGAATCTACTCTGGCTTTTACGGCCGGAATTCTTAAATCGTCAAACTGGCACCATTCCTCGGTTCCCAATATTTTAAAATCGCTCAAAACAACTATGTATTTAACTAATTAATCGCATTATAAAAAGGTCCACTACTTCGACCAAAATCAGAATAATTATGATCCACTCGAGCCTACTGCTTTCTCTATGGTCCATAATATTCATGAACAAACTGAGGTTTTCCTTGATCACATTGCCTTGTTCCTTTATATTTCGATACCGTTCCTTAAGGTCAAAAATCTGCTTTAATCCTTTGTCCAATCGATCGAGTTCCAAATCTTCCCAAACTACTTCGTGAGAATCAAATATATATAGGTTCTCGGAGATCTGGTTGTTTATGTTCAAGACTTTTGCAATATGCCTCTTTAATTTTCTTCCCCCAATGTCCAATTTTCCTTTTTGTTCCAGATATGTGGTGTGTTGACGGGTCTCTTTCATGGCCTGTTCCGATAGCCCCGCATAAAAGTCCAATGCAACGGACTGGGACAAGTGCAACAATGCCAAACGAATACCCTCCTGATTGGTACTGGGCAATATTACTTTATCCTGATGGATCGTGGCTTTTTCCTTATCGGCTACAAGTTCCAAGTCCATGGTCTCGGTAATATCGGACTGTCTCCATTCTTCACAGAAAGGTTTTATTTCCATTAACAATTGTGAAATTTCTGCTTCGGAATAACCGAAAAAGGAAACTACACCATACCTGAAAATATAAAGGTAACGTGATGCATCGGAATAAAAAAGTTCATCCCGGTCGCCATAGACCAATTCTTTTCCCAAAGCCTGGTTCCTACAAGCTGGAATATTGATGCTTGTGGCCAGATGCAAAGCGATTGCTTTTGATTCCATCTTTATATAGAATTATAAAACATCTGGCAATTATTCTTCTTCGGTGCTTTCGAGCTCATCGGTGCCAAGATTTGTATCCTCCGCGTCGTCGTTGTCCGAATCATCGAACTCTTCCATTGCCATTACCAATCGCTTGCTCACCTTGATCAGGTAGGCCGTGTCCTCGGTCCTGACCTCAACACATTCCACCACTTCGTTATTAGCGTTGCGGTAGGTTACAATATCGTCATCGTCATAACCATCGGGGAACTTTTCCACTAGGAGGTTGAGCATATTGTTGTCCAACTTTTTAAAATCGACGATCACTCTTTTTAAGACGGTTGTTTGTCCTTTTTTCATGATTACATATCTAACAGGTAGGCGAAAATCAGCGGTGCCACAATGGTCGCATCGGATTCCACGATAAACTTGGGCGTGTTTATATCCAACTTGCCCCAGGTAATCTTCTCGTTGGGCACGGCCCCTGAATATGAGCCATAGCTGGTGGTGGAATCACTGATCTGACAGAAATAGCTCCAAAACGGGGTATCCGTTTGTTCCAGATCTTGATACAGCATAGGCACTACACATATTGGAAAATCTCCGGCGATTCCTCCCCCAATCTGAAAAAAGCCAATTCCCTTTTCAGAATTTTTGGAATACCAATCCGCTAAAAATGTCATGTACTCAATACCGGATTTTACCGTGCTGGCCTTGAGCTCGCCTTTGATTACGTAGCTGGCAAATATGTTTCCCATGGTACTGTCTTCCCAACCTGGAACCACTATTGGCAAGTTTTTTTGGGCAGCTGCGTACATCCACGAGTCCTTAATGTCTATTTCGTAGTACTGTTCCAACACTCCCGAAAGCAAAAGTTTGTACATGTACTCATGTGGAAAATAGCGCTCTTCTTTTTCGTCGGCCTCTTTCCAAATGTCATAAATATGTTTTTGCAACCTTCTAAACGCTTCTTCTTCGGGGATGCAGGTATCGGTAACCCTGTTCAATCCGTTCTCCAAAAGGTCCCATTCTTCCTGTGGGGTCAAATCCCTATAATTGGGTACTCTCTTGTAGTGCGAGTGTGCCACCAGGTTCATTAGATCCTCCTCTAGGTTGGCACCTGTGCAGGAAACAATATGGACCTTATCGGTACGGATGATTTCAGCGAAAATTTTTCCAAGTTCGGCTGTACTCATAGCTCCGGCCAAGGAAACCAACATTTTGGAACCTTTGTTCAGTTGGTCTTCATAGCCTTTAGCAGCATCCACTAGGGCCGCAGAGTTAAAATGCAAGAAGTATTTTTGTATGAATTGTGATATTTCTCCTTTGTTATTCATCGTAATCTAAATTGTTTTTGGACATTTTGAAGTCTTCATCACTATCTTCAAAGTCTTCGTCCATGTATTCGTTGTTGTTTACAAATTTGTAGCTCAACATTTTATAGTAAAGCTTGGCGGCCAAGAAATCGGAGGACTTATCAATATCGTTCGGACATAGCTCAACAATATCAAACCCTACTACGTTCTTTTCTTTAAAGACCCTGCGTAAAAAATCCAAAGTCTCGTACCAAAACAAACCTCCTGGCTCTGGTGTTCCCGTGGATGGCAAAATAGAAGGGTCAAAAGCATCCAAATCAAAAGTGATGTACACATTATCCGTCATCAAATCCAAGGCGGAATCCATCCAAAAATCATCGGAGATCATCTCATGGGCAAAAAATACTTGATCCTTGTCCATTACCAATGTTTCGGTGTAATCCATACTGCGAATGCCCACTTGTACCAAGTTGGTGGTCTCGTTGGCTTCGTACAATGCACAGGCATGATTGTATTTAGTGCCTTCATATTCCTTGCGCAAATCGGCATGTGCATCAATTTGAAGCACGGTAAGGTCTTCAAAACACTCGTTAAAAGCTCTAATGGCACCAATGGAAATGGAATGTTCCCCACCGACCATGGTCACCAACTTGTTTCGGTTGATGTATTCTTTCACGGTCTTGTGAACCGATTCCACCATAGCATCCGGTGTATCAAAGCCATCAAGGGTATCTGCCAAATACACTCCTTGTTTATAGACTTCGCTATCGGTTTCAATATCGTAGACCTCCATGTTTTCTGAGGCCTCCAAGAAGGCTTCCGGACCTTTGTCCGCTCCTTTTCCCCAAGTACTGGTACCATCATAAGGAACTGGCAACAATACCACTTTTGCCTTTTCGGGCGAGCCGTATTCCTTTGGAATACCAGCGTATGTTCTTTCGGTTTTCATTTTTTTAAATACTTTCTTTTTCAGTTATTGCTAGGTACGGGCAAATTGTTGGCCTCCACCAATACATCGGCAGATTTTTTGTTGCCGTAGCCGAGTATGGAAAGAAACTCTCCAGCCGTTTGCTGCTCGGCAAACACGCGCGTTTTGATATTCCCTTCCTCATCTTTATCAATAAGAATATGTTGGGGATTGGGAATTAAACAATGCTGCAATCCACCAAAACCACCAATGGTTTCCTGGTAAGCTCCCGTATTGAAGAATCCAATGTACAAGGGCTTGTCCTTTTTGTATTTGGGCAAATAAATGGCATTCATGTGCTGCTCCGAATTATAATAATCATCACTATCACAAGTCAATCCCCCTAACAGCACGCGCTCATATTCCTCATTCCAACGATTGATGGCCAACATGATGAATCGCTTGCTAATCGCCCAAGAATCCGGCATTGTGGTAATAAAAGATGAATTGATCATGTTCCATTTTTCACGATCGTTTTGTTGTTTTTGATACAGCACTTCGTAGATGTTACCTCCACTTTCGCCCAC
It includes:
- a CDS encoding RMD1 family protein, producing the protein MESKAIALHLATSINIPACRNQALGKELVYGDRDELFYSDASRYLYIFRYGVVSFFGYSEAEISQLLMEIKPFCEEWRQSDITETMDLELVADKEKATIHQDKVILPSTNQEGIRLALLHLSQSVALDFYAGLSEQAMKETRQHTTYLEQKGKLDIGGRKLKRHIAKVLNINNQISENLYIFDSHEVVWEDLELDRLDKGLKQIFDLKERYRNIKEQGNVIKENLSLFMNIMDHRESSRLEWIIIILILVEVVDLFIMRLIS
- a CDS encoding deoxyhypusine synthase family protein is translated as MNNKGEISQFIQKYFLHFNSAALVDAAKGYEDQLNKGSKMLVSLAGAMSTAELGKIFAEIIRTDKVHIVSCTGANLEEDLMNLVAHSHYKRVPNYRDLTPQEEWDLLENGLNRVTDTCIPEEEAFRRLQKHIYDIWKEADEKEERYFPHEYMYKLLLSGVLEQYYEIDIKDSWMYAAAQKNLPIVVPGWEDSTMGNIFASYVIKGELKASTVKSGIEYMTFLADWYSKNSEKGIGFFQIGGGIAGDFPICVVPMLYQDLEQTDTPFWSYFCQISDSTTSYGSYSGAVPNEKITWGKLDINTPKFIVESDATIVAPLIFAYLLDM
- the speB gene encoding agmatinase yields the protein MKTERTYAGIPKEYGSPEKAKVVLLPVPYDGTSTWGKGADKGPEAFLEASENMEVYDIETDSEVYKQGVYLADTLDGFDTPDAMVESVHKTVKEYINRNKLVTMVGGEHSISIGAIRAFNECFEDLTVLQIDAHADLRKEYEGTKYNHACALYEANETTNLVQVGIRSMDYTETLVMDKDQVFFAHEMISDDFWMDSALDLMTDNVYITFDLDAFDPSILPSTGTPEPGGLFWYETLDFLRRVFKEKNVVGFDIVELCPNDIDKSSDFLAAKLYYKMLSYKFVNNNEYMDEDFEDSDEDFKMSKNNLDYDE